In a single window of the Falco rusticolus isolate bFalRus1 chromosome 11, bFalRus1.pri, whole genome shotgun sequence genome:
- the SAMD13 gene encoding sterile alpha motif domain-containing protein 13 isoform X2, with translation MLTVDMENKENGSLDVKNSVENGRPPDPADWAVTDVVNYFRTAGFEEQANAFQEQEIDGKSLLLMTRNDVLTGLSLKLGPALKIYEYHVKPLQTQHLKNNSL, from the exons ATGCTAACTGTTGacatggaaaacaaggaaaatggcTCTCTGGATGTCAAAAA TTCAGTAGAGAATGGGAGACCGCCGGATCCTGCTGACTGGGCTGTTACCGATGTTGtgaattatttcagaacagCTGGATTTGAGGAGCAAGCCAATGCTTTTCAAGAACAG GAAATTGATGGCAAATCATTACTGTTGATGACAAGAAATGATGTACTGACTGGACTTTCATTAAAACTGGGGCCTGCGCTGAAAATCTATGAATATCACGTAAAACCTCTACAGACACAACATCTAAAGAACAACTCTTTATAG